A stretch of Methylogaea oryzae DNA encodes these proteins:
- a CDS encoding sigma-54-dependent transcriptional regulator — MAGTDILLVEDDASLREALCDTLELAGYSVACAVNGVDALAQLAQNEVRLVLSDVQMDQMDGFALLEHMHSRYGHIPVLLMTAYGTIEKAVQAMQGGACNYLVKPFEAGVLLEQVARYIAEPLDEDEGGAMTRVVEDVAMKQLFALAAKVAASDATVLIQGESGTGKEVLARYIHEASARRDKPFIAINCAAIPENMLEAILFGYEKGAFTGAHQSTPGKFEQAQGGTLLLDEITEMPLALQAKLLRVLQEKEVERLGARKPMALDVRVLATTNRTLTEQVSKGDFREDLYYRLNVFPLTLPPLRERRGDILPLAVGLLQRHWKSGKTLPVLDDEARQRLTAYHWPGNVRELENVMQRAIILQEGGRIGAAAIVFEHPLLSGGGGEAFAPAPAPAADSASPLESGLRSLEEKIILDVLKEECGSRKATAERLGLSERTLRYKIARLREAGVSVPV; from the coding sequence ATGGCGGGAACCGATATTTTACTGGTGGAAGACGACGCCTCTTTGCGCGAGGCTTTGTGCGATACCCTGGAGTTGGCCGGCTATAGCGTGGCCTGCGCCGTCAATGGCGTGGACGCCTTGGCCCAGTTGGCGCAGAACGAAGTGCGACTGGTGCTGAGCGACGTGCAAATGGATCAAATGGACGGCTTTGCGCTCTTGGAGCATATGCATAGCCGTTACGGGCATATCCCGGTTCTGTTGATGACCGCCTACGGCACGATCGAAAAAGCGGTGCAGGCCATGCAGGGCGGCGCTTGCAATTATTTGGTCAAGCCCTTCGAGGCCGGCGTGTTGCTGGAGCAGGTGGCGCGCTATATCGCCGAGCCGTTGGACGAGGACGAAGGCGGCGCGATGACGCGGGTGGTTGAAGACGTAGCCATGAAACAGCTGTTCGCCTTGGCGGCCAAAGTGGCGGCCAGCGACGCCACGGTGTTGATCCAGGGCGAAAGCGGGACAGGAAAGGAAGTTTTGGCTCGCTACATACACGAGGCGTCGGCGCGGCGCGATAAGCCGTTTATCGCCATCAATTGCGCGGCTATTCCGGAAAACATGCTGGAAGCCATATTATTCGGCTACGAGAAAGGCGCTTTCACCGGCGCCCATCAATCCACGCCGGGCAAGTTCGAGCAGGCTCAGGGCGGCACGCTGTTGCTGGACGAAATCACGGAGATGCCTCTGGCTTTGCAGGCCAAGCTCCTGCGCGTATTGCAGGAAAAGGAAGTGGAGCGTTTGGGGGCGCGCAAGCCCATGGCCTTGGATGTGAGAGTGCTGGCGACCACCAACCGGACCTTGACGGAGCAGGTGTCCAAGGGCGATTTCCGTGAAGATTTGTATTATCGCCTTAACGTCTTTCCTCTGACCCTGCCGCCCTTGCGCGAGCGACGCGGCGATATTTTGCCGCTCGCGGTCGGATTATTGCAGCGTCATTGGAAAAGCGGCAAAACATTGCCGGTCTTGGACGACGAAGCGCGGCAACGTTTGACCGCTTATCATTGGCCGGGTAACGTGCGGGAACTTGAAAACGTGATGCAACGGGCCATTATTCTGCAGGAAGGGGGACGGATCGGCGCCGCCGCTATCGTATTCGAGCATCCCTTGCTGTCGGGCGGCGGTGGAGAGGCGTTCGCGCCAGCGCCCGCGCCGGCTGCGGACAGCGCCTCCCCCTTGGAAAGCGGCTTGCGTTCCCTTGAGGAAAAGATCATTCTGGACGTCTTGAAGGAAGAATGCGGCAGCCGCAAAGCCACGGCCGAGCGTCTGGGCCTCAGCGAGCGTACCTTGCGTTACAAGATCGCCCGCCTTCGCGAAGCGGGTGTTTCAGTGCCGGTTTAG
- the fliE gene encoding flagellar hook-basal body complex protein FliE, producing MSNMSIDQVLAQMRVLRDQASGPAAEAGNGVDFSALLKQSVDQVNEVQQQAGKLAESFEAGQTDASLAEVMVSLQKANVSFQGMVQVRNKLVDAYKDVMNMSI from the coding sequence ATGAGCAATATGAGTATCGACCAAGTGCTGGCGCAAATGCGCGTATTGCGCGACCAAGCCAGCGGGCCGGCGGCGGAAGCCGGCAACGGTGTCGATTTTTCGGCGCTGTTGAAGCAGTCCGTCGATCAGGTCAACGAAGTGCAGCAGCAGGCGGGAAAGCTGGCCGAATCTTTCGAGGCAGGCCAGACCGATGCCAGCTTAGCTGAAGTCATGGTGTCTTTGCAGAAGGCCAATGTGTCGTTCCAGGGCATGGTGCAGGTACGCAACAAATTGGTGGATGCTTATAAGGACGTGATGAATATGTCCATATGA
- the fliF gene encoding flagellar basal-body MS-ring/collar protein FliF: protein MALLPRNQQIAVLGGVALAIALAVAVVLWSQSSDYSVLFSSLPDKEVGEVMDALTKLNIPHKVDSRTGSLQVPSDRLHEVRLKLAAQGMPKDGTQGFELMDQERGFGTSQMMETARYQRALEGEIARSIATLQHVKSARVHLALPKETVFVREKKKPSASVVVRLSSGHELAKDQVEAIVYLVASSVAQLEPEQVTVVDQEGHLLNSKERSGELSLTGKQFDYKKQVEEHLMGRITNILSPVVGGESLRTQVSADIDFSVTERTQEMYNPEAPALRSEQTSEDQNRGAGAQGVPGALTNQPPAAGTAPEVATGQAGQAVTEKINSSRSATRNFELDRTVSHTKVGLGGLRRVSAAVVLDNRKVLQEDGTVVSKPYSEEELARFTDLVKEAVGFDATRNDRVTVTNAAFREVMEEAEPAVDLWDRPWFWPLARQVLAALVLLAIVFGFLRPMLKLMVKGAPAETVEVGALEEQLAEDQLTLTEQKGEDLQTLLGSEADYKMRLDFAKKMVEEDPKRVAQLIKTWLASDG, encoded by the coding sequence TTGGCCCTGCTGCCGCGCAACCAGCAAATCGCCGTCCTCGGCGGCGTTGCCTTGGCCATAGCGCTTGCCGTGGCCGTAGTGTTGTGGTCCCAGTCTTCCGATTACAGCGTATTGTTCAGCAGCCTGCCGGATAAGGAAGTGGGCGAGGTGATGGATGCGCTGACCAAGCTCAATATCCCCCACAAGGTAGACTCCCGCACCGGCAGCCTGCAGGTTCCGTCCGACCGGCTGCACGAAGTCCGTTTGAAGCTGGCCGCCCAGGGCATGCCCAAGGACGGAACCCAGGGTTTCGAGCTGATGGACCAGGAGCGTGGCTTCGGCACCAGCCAGATGATGGAAACCGCTCGGTATCAGCGCGCCCTGGAAGGGGAAATCGCTCGCTCCATCGCCACCCTGCAGCACGTCAAATCCGCCCGCGTCCACTTGGCGCTGCCCAAGGAAACCGTATTCGTCCGCGAAAAGAAAAAACCCAGCGCCTCGGTAGTCGTGCGCCTGAGTTCCGGTCATGAACTGGCCAAGGATCAGGTGGAGGCCATCGTTTACCTGGTGGCGTCCAGCGTTGCCCAGTTGGAACCGGAACAGGTGACGGTGGTCGATCAAGAAGGCCACCTGCTCAATTCCAAGGAGCGTTCCGGCGAACTGTCGCTCACCGGCAAACAGTTCGACTATAAAAAACAGGTCGAAGAGCACCTGATGGGACGCATCACCAATATTCTCAGCCCGGTGGTGGGCGGGGAGAGCTTGCGTACCCAGGTGAGCGCCGATATCGACTTCAGCGTTACCGAGCGCACGCAAGAAATGTACAATCCGGAAGCCCCCGCGCTGCGCAGCGAGCAGACTTCCGAGGATCAAAACCGCGGCGCCGGCGCCCAGGGCGTGCCGGGCGCTTTGACCAACCAGCCGCCGGCCGCCGGCACCGCGCCGGAGGTGGCGACCGGCCAAGCCGGGCAAGCGGTTACCGAGAAAATCAACTCAAGCCGCAGCGCCACGCGCAATTTCGAGTTGGACCGCACCGTCAGCCACACCAAAGTGGGGTTGGGCGGTTTGCGCCGTGTGAGTGCGGCGGTGGTATTGGATAACCGCAAGGTGCTGCAGGAAGACGGCACGGTGGTCAGCAAGCCTTATTCTGAGGAAGAGTTGGCTCGCTTCACCGATCTGGTGAAGGAGGCGGTCGGTTTCGATGCGACCCGCAACGATCGGGTGACGGTGACCAACGCGGCCTTCCGCGAGGTCATGGAAGAGGCCGAGCCGGCTGTCGACCTGTGGGATCGCCCCTGGTTCTGGCCGTTGGCGCGGCAGGTGCTGGCGGCGTTGGTGTTGCTGGCTATTGTGTTCGGCTTCCTGCGTCCTATGCTCAAGTTGATGGTGAAGGGCGCTCCGGCGGAGACGGTCGAAGTCGGCGCTCTGGAAGAACAGTTGGCGGAGGACCAGCTGACCTTGACGGAGCAAAAAGGCGAGGATTTACAGACCTTGCTGGGGTCGGAAGCGGATTACAAGATGCGCTTGGATTTCGCCAAGAAGATGGTGGAAGAAGATCCCAAGCGAGTGGCTCAATTAATCAAGACATGGTTGGCATCCGATGGCTGA
- the fliG gene encoding flagellar motor switch protein FliG — MAEEGSKLNGVDRSAILLLALGQDYAAEVLKVLTPKEVQLVGSAVSGLYNITRDTLDDVMKSFIMGVRGNTSLGMDTGEFVKGALTKALGQEKASNVIDRILSGADSAGLDQLKWMDARSIADLIRLEHPQIIAIVICLLEADQAALVLAALPEKMRADIVMRIATLEGVQPAALRELNKIMAAQLSGSAQSKQSAVGGIEAVANILNYMDGTNETAIMEQVMEIDAEVGEQIQDKMFIFEDLIDVDDRGIQTLLREVTTENLLMALKGADEALKEKVFRNMSRRAAEMLRDDLEVAAPAKLSDVEAAQKEILAIARRMADAGEISLGGGGGDVYL, encoded by the coding sequence ATGGCTGAAGAAGGCAGCAAGCTCAATGGCGTAGACCGGTCGGCCATATTGTTGTTGGCTTTGGGGCAGGATTATGCCGCTGAAGTGCTGAAAGTGCTCACGCCGAAGGAAGTGCAGCTGGTCGGCAGCGCCGTCAGCGGCCTGTACAACATTACCCGCGACACGCTGGATGACGTGATGAAAAGCTTCATCATGGGCGTGCGCGGCAACACCTCGCTGGGCATGGATACCGGCGAGTTCGTCAAAGGCGCATTGACCAAGGCGCTGGGCCAGGAAAAGGCCAGCAACGTTATCGATCGCATTCTCAGCGGTGCGGATAGCGCGGGTTTGGATCAGTTGAAGTGGATGGATGCGCGCAGCATCGCCGACCTGATTCGCCTGGAGCATCCGCAGATCATCGCCATCGTCATTTGCTTGTTGGAAGCCGACCAGGCCGCGCTGGTGCTGGCCGCTTTGCCGGAAAAAATGCGCGCGGACATCGTCATGCGCATCGCGACTTTGGAAGGCGTGCAACCCGCCGCCTTGCGGGAGTTGAACAAGATCATGGCCGCCCAGTTGAGCGGCAGCGCTCAGTCCAAGCAGTCGGCGGTGGGCGGCATCGAGGCGGTGGCGAACATCCTCAACTATATGGACGGCACCAACGAGACGGCGATCATGGAGCAGGTCATGGAAATCGACGCCGAAGTGGGCGAGCAGATCCAGGACAAGATGTTCATTTTCGAAGACTTGATCGACGTGGACGATCGCGGCATCCAGACGTTGCTGCGCGAAGTGACCACCGAGAACCTCTTGATGGCCCTCAAGGGAGCGGACGAGGCGCTCAAGGAAAAAGTTTTCCGCAATATGTCGCGGCGCGCGGCGGAAATGCTGCGGGACGACCTCGAAGTGGCGGCCCCTGCCAAGCTCAGCGACGTGGAGGCGGCTCAGAAAGAAATCCTGGCCATCGCCAGACGCATGGCCGATGCCGGGGAAATCAGCTTAGGCGGCGGTGGCGGCGATGTCTATCTCTAG
- a CDS encoding flagellar assembly protein FliH, giving the protein MSISRAFSPEELQNATLWQLPDIGLSQRLEARVEDDEMEHPPSITAEAVEAIQKQAYEEAAEQGRQDGYRDGQQKGYEEGSQKGHEEGYQKGYEEGRAAGEAELQALQKEAGERLQQLLSSLDQPLADLDEQVEGELVLLAIAIAKQVVRRELKTEPGQIVATIRSAVGALPSASRDISLLLHPEDGELARSALSLADGGAQWKIVDDPLITRGGCRVTSEFSVVDATVESRLAQAIAKVLGDDRESPA; this is encoded by the coding sequence ATGTCTATCTCTAGAGCGTTTAGTCCCGAGGAACTGCAAAACGCCACTCTGTGGCAGCTTCCCGATATCGGTTTGTCGCAGCGGCTGGAAGCGCGGGTGGAGGATGATGAAATGGAGCATCCTCCTTCGATTACCGCCGAGGCGGTGGAAGCCATCCAAAAACAGGCCTATGAGGAGGCTGCCGAGCAGGGGCGTCAGGACGGTTATCGCGACGGCCAGCAAAAGGGCTACGAGGAAGGCAGCCAAAAGGGCCACGAAGAGGGTTACCAGAAAGGCTACGAAGAGGGGCGGGCGGCCGGCGAGGCCGAGTTGCAGGCGTTGCAGAAGGAGGCCGGAGAGCGCTTGCAGCAACTGCTGTCCTCCCTGGACCAGCCCTTGGCCGACTTGGACGAGCAGGTGGAGGGGGAGCTGGTATTGTTGGCCATCGCCATTGCCAAGCAGGTGGTGCGCCGGGAGTTGAAAACCGAGCCTGGACAGATCGTTGCGACCATCCGCTCGGCGGTGGGCGCGTTGCCGTCGGCATCCCGCGATATCTCGCTGCTTTTGCATCCGGAGGACGGCGAGTTGGCGAGGTCGGCGCTGTCGTTGGCCGATGGCGGCGCACAATGGAAAATTGTGGACGATCCGCTTATCACGCGCGGCGGTTGCCGCGTCACCAGCGAGTTTTCCGTGGTGGATGCCACGGTGGAAAGCCGTTTGGCGCAAGCCATCGCCAAGGTGCTGGGCGATGACCGGGAGTCTCCCGCGTGA
- the fliI gene encoding flagellar protein export ATPase FliI produces the protein MSDAAAAPVHGGARWAERLRAYRERLNVPQPWQVEGRLVRMVGLTLEAVGCRAAVGSRCLVESSDGKQIEAEVVGFSNERLFLMPTGEIQGLEPDCRVIPSGRTCSVGVGVQLLGRVIDGAGYPLDGKGGLGVEQFRSLIGTPINPLARAPIRAPLDVGIRAINALLTIGKGQRIGLFAGTGVGKSILLGMMTKYTKADVVVVGLIGERGREVNEFVQKILGEEGLRRAVVVATPADYPPLMRVHGAMVATSVAEYFRDQGLDVLLLVDSLTRFAQAQREIALAIDEPPATKGYPPSVFAKLPGLVERAGNGDHGEGSITAFYTVLTEGDDTNDPVADAARGILDGHIVLSRDLAEAGHYPAIDVEASISRVMTDIADPGHLELARQLRRTNSTYRQNRDLISIGAYQRGSDPRIDEAIAMHRPIADFLQQGMDEAVDFKTSLQQLSALFPGAA, from the coding sequence GTGAGCGACGCGGCCGCCGCTCCGGTTCATGGGGGGGCGCGCTGGGCGGAGCGATTGCGCGCTTATCGCGAACGGCTAAACGTTCCGCAGCCTTGGCAGGTGGAAGGCCGCCTGGTGCGCATGGTTGGCCTGACGCTGGAGGCGGTCGGCTGCCGCGCCGCCGTGGGGAGCCGTTGTTTGGTGGAAAGTTCCGACGGCAAGCAGATCGAAGCCGAAGTGGTGGGGTTCTCCAACGAACGGCTATTCCTCATGCCCACGGGCGAAATACAGGGCTTGGAGCCCGATTGTCGGGTGATTCCCAGTGGTCGAACCTGCAGCGTGGGGGTCGGTGTGCAGTTGCTGGGACGCGTCATCGACGGCGCGGGCTATCCCTTGGACGGCAAGGGGGGTTTAGGTGTCGAGCAATTCCGCTCCCTCATCGGTACTCCCATCAACCCGTTGGCGCGCGCGCCGATTCGCGCGCCTTTGGATGTAGGTATCCGGGCGATCAACGCTCTCCTGACCATCGGCAAGGGGCAGCGTATCGGCCTGTTCGCCGGCACCGGCGTGGGCAAAAGTATTCTGCTGGGCATGATGACCAAATACACCAAGGCCGATGTGGTGGTGGTGGGGCTCATCGGCGAGCGTGGCCGCGAAGTAAACGAATTCGTGCAAAAAATCCTCGGCGAGGAGGGGCTGCGCCGCGCCGTGGTCGTGGCGACTCCGGCGGACTATCCCCCTCTCATGCGGGTGCACGGCGCCATGGTGGCTACCAGCGTGGCGGAGTATTTCCGCGATCAGGGGCTGGACGTGTTGCTGCTGGTGGATTCTCTCACGCGGTTTGCGCAAGCGCAGCGAGAAATAGCCTTGGCCATCGACGAACCGCCGGCGACCAAGGGTTATCCCCCCTCGGTGTTCGCCAAGCTGCCGGGATTGGTGGAGAGGGCCGGTAATGGCGACCATGGCGAAGGATCGATCACCGCTTTTTATACCGTGTTGACGGAGGGCGACGACACCAACGATCCTGTGGCCGACGCCGCCCGGGGTATTTTGGACGGACATATCGTGTTGTCCCGCGATCTGGCCGAGGCGGGCCATTATCCTGCCATCGACGTGGAGGCCTCCATCAGCCGCGTGATGACCGATATCGCCGATCCGGGGCATTTGGAATTGGCTCGGCAATTGCGGCGCACAAACTCCACTTATCGGCAAAATCGCGATCTGATCAGTATCGGCGCTTATCAACGAGGGTCGGATCCGCGTATTGACGAGGCTATCGCCATGCACCGGCCCATTGCCGACTTTTTGCAACAAGGCATGGACGAGGCCGTCGATTTTAAAACCAGCTTGCAGCAGTTGTCGGCGCTGTTCCCCGGTGCCGCGTGA
- the fliJ gene encoding flagellar export protein FliJ, whose amino-acid sequence MNRSRRLAPILELAEKKEREAAQLFAQQLKKVQAASQGADSLRGFLDNYHARYQSAGEEGFTVKQLMEYRAFLAKINNAIEEQASSLRQAEEMLEVCRRAWDQARQHLEGVAKLVQQANREEQALASKQEQAESDERSARKAARKTSFAD is encoded by the coding sequence ATGAACCGTTCCCGGCGCTTGGCGCCGATTCTCGAGTTGGCGGAAAAGAAGGAGCGGGAGGCCGCCCAGCTTTTCGCCCAGCAATTAAAAAAAGTTCAAGCCGCCAGTCAGGGCGCGGATAGCTTGCGAGGATTTCTCGACAACTATCACGCCCGTTACCAAAGTGCCGGCGAGGAAGGGTTCACCGTCAAGCAATTGATGGAGTACCGAGCCTTCCTGGCCAAGATCAACAACGCCATTGAAGAGCAGGCCTCATCCTTGCGGCAAGCCGAGGAAATGCTCGAGGTTTGCCGTCGTGCGTGGGATCAGGCGCGTCAGCACCTGGAAGGCGTCGCCAAGCTCGTGCAGCAGGCCAATCGCGAGGAACAGGCGTTGGCGTCCAAGCAGGAGCAGGCGGAGTCCGACGAGCGCTCGGCGCGCAAGGCGGCGCGCAAGACTTCGTTTGCGGATTGA
- a CDS encoding flagellar hook-length control protein FliK, producing MGLENINFSAGIPLTQNAEGAGAATGDAQSNPLLFLQQLLAQLQNLTGGQQEALPTDLQAMLKNAPAGDKPEGGGAMDALKAALAALQSGKGTNPPEGGKNLPVDGAAVGTELPEGVAVLLNGAQGCGARECAAENASTDGPSAAAPGKQDQAAPAVVDGQASIPMPVVMVVPPPPPQPLSPPPAATGGGAEHADAAALALQGAVIRGAAQQAHTPQSGVLMESLEASAAKRAPGPVGPEALADMTRDTEVLVGGRGEAFANTLASVAAGGGINLPSPPDFRGSAPVAPPPVATPVGEQGWHQEFGDRIVWMTGKSMDSASIHLNPPHLGPVEVRITMNHDQQASIQFVSEHAAVREAIEAAVPRLREMMGGQQVNLADVNVSNQPSQQQSAQRDESRSQNPQQPSFSLSRQDGDSDDAALVDPQRVVRTSSGVLSLYA from the coding sequence ATGGGGCTAGAAAACATCAATTTCAGTGCCGGTATTCCGCTGACGCAGAATGCGGAGGGAGCGGGGGCCGCCACGGGCGATGCGCAGAGCAACCCCTTGCTGTTTCTTCAGCAGTTGTTGGCCCAGCTGCAAAATTTGACCGGCGGTCAGCAGGAGGCATTGCCGACGGATTTGCAGGCCATGTTGAAAAACGCTCCCGCGGGCGACAAGCCCGAAGGAGGGGGCGCGATGGATGCGTTGAAGGCCGCACTGGCCGCTTTGCAGTCCGGCAAAGGGACGAATCCCCCGGAGGGCGGCAAGAATTTGCCGGTTGACGGGGCTGCCGTCGGTACGGAATTGCCGGAAGGGGTCGCGGTGTTGCTGAATGGGGCGCAGGGCTGTGGCGCGCGGGAGTGCGCGGCCGAAAACGCTTCGACGGACGGCCCATCGGCGGCGGCGCCGGGCAAGCAGGATCAAGCTGCGCCCGCAGTGGTGGATGGGCAGGCGTCGATACCTATGCCCGTCGTAATGGTCGTTCCGCCACCGCCGCCGCAACCGTTATCTCCGCCACCGGCAGCGACGGGAGGTGGCGCAGAGCATGCCGATGCAGCGGCCTTGGCTTTGCAAGGCGCCGTCATTCGAGGCGCGGCGCAACAAGCGCATACGCCCCAGTCCGGCGTTTTGATGGAGTCCCTGGAGGCTTCCGCGGCGAAACGGGCGCCTGGGCCGGTGGGTCCCGAGGCGTTGGCGGATATGACGCGCGACACCGAGGTTCTGGTGGGGGGGCGAGGAGAGGCCTTCGCCAATACGTTGGCTTCCGTGGCGGCGGGAGGAGGCATCAACCTGCCTAGCCCGCCCGATTTCAGGGGCTCCGCTCCTGTCGCGCCGCCGCCGGTTGCGACGCCCGTCGGGGAGCAGGGATGGCACCAGGAGTTCGGCGATCGCATCGTTTGGATGACGGGTAAGTCGATGGATTCCGCGTCGATCCACTTGAATCCGCCGCACCTGGGGCCGGTGGAAGTGCGTATCACCATGAATCACGACCAGCAGGCCAGCATTCAATTCGTTTCCGAACACGCCGCGGTGCGCGAGGCGATCGAAGCGGCGGTTCCGCGCTTGCGGGAAATGATGGGCGGCCAGCAGGTCAACCTGGCGGACGTCAATGTCTCCAATCAGCCGTCGCAGCAACAATCCGCCCAGCGGGACGAAAGCCGCTCGCAAAATCCGCAACAGCCGTCTTTTTCCCTATCGCGGCAAGACGGAGATTCGGATGACGCCGCGCTTGTCGATCCGCAACGGGTGGTTCGTACCAGCAGCGGAGTGCTGAGTCTGTACGCCTAA
- the rpsF gene encoding 30S ribosomal protein S6 — translation MRHYEIVFLVHPDQSAQVPAMVDRYRTIIEGASGRIHRLEDWGRRQLAYPINKMHKAHYVLMNIECDQKTLEELESGFRFNDAILRNLTVRREEAITEPSPLARGEYSGASEAADAESAAESSEASEPAAAEQSA, via the coding sequence ATGCGACATTACGAAATCGTCTTTCTGGTCCATCCGGATCAGAGCGCCCAGGTACCGGCCATGGTGGATCGTTACCGCACCATCATCGAGGGCGCTTCGGGCCGTATTCACCGCCTGGAAGACTGGGGCCGCCGCCAGTTGGCTTATCCCATCAACAAAATGCACAAAGCGCATTATGTGTTGATGAACATCGAGTGCGATCAGAAAACCTTGGAAGAGCTTGAAAGCGGCTTCCGTTTCAACGACGCCATCTTGCGCAACCTGACCGTTCGCCGCGAAGAAGCGATCACCGAGCCGTCGCCGCTGGCTCGGGGCGAATACTCCGGCGCTTCCGAAGCGGCCGACGCCGAATCGGCAGCGGAAAGCAGCGAAGCGAGCGAGCCGGCAGCAGCCGAGCAATCCGCCTAA
- the rpsR gene encoding 30S ribosomal protein S18 has translation MARQFRKKKYCRFTAEGVKEIDYKDIEMLREFVSETGKIVPSRITGTSARYQRQLATAIKRARFLSLLAFCDSHRK, from the coding sequence ATGGCGCGTCAGTTCAGAAAGAAGAAATATTGCCGTTTCACCGCCGAAGGCGTGAAAGAAATCGATTACAAAGACATCGAAATGCTGAGGGAGTTTGTCAGCGAAACCGGGAAAATCGTGCCCAGCCGCATCACCGGCACCAGCGCACGTTATCAGCGCCAGTTGGCAACGGCCATTAAGCGCGCGCGCTTCTTGTCCCTGTTGGCCTTCTGCGATTCGCACAGGAAATAG
- the rplI gene encoding 50S ribosomal protein L9, which translates to MDVILLEKVGKLGNLGDKVAVRAGYGRNYLIPQGKAVPATATKIAEFEARRAELEKAAAEALAAAQARAEEIGKLSLTITSKAGDEGKLFGSVGTRDIADAAKAQGIELDKQHIRLPGGPIRQVGDYQIEVHLHGDVVASLAVKVAAE; encoded by the coding sequence ATGGACGTCATTCTTCTGGAAAAAGTTGGCAAATTGGGTAATTTGGGCGACAAGGTGGCGGTGCGGGCCGGTTACGGCAGAAACTACCTGATTCCCCAGGGCAAGGCGGTGCCGGCGACGGCGACCAAGATTGCCGAATTCGAAGCACGTCGAGCGGAACTGGAAAAGGCTGCGGCCGAAGCGTTGGCCGCCGCTCAGGCGCGCGCCGAGGAAATCGGCAAATTGAGCCTGACCATCACCAGCAAGGCTGGCGACGAAGGCAAGCTGTTCGGCTCCGTGGGCACCCGCGATATCGCCGACGCGGCTAAGGCGCAGGGCATCGAGTTGGACAAGCAGCATATCCGTCTGCCCGGCGGCCCGATTCGTCAGGTCGGCGACTATCAGATCGAAGTGCACCTGCACGGCGACGTAGTGGCCAGCTTGGCTGTCAAGGTGGCGGCGGAATAA